From one Henningerozyma blattae CBS 6284 chromosome 1, complete genome genomic stretch:
- the UBP2 gene encoding ubiquitin-specific protease UBP2 (similar to Saccharomyces cerevisiae UBP2 (YOR124C); ancestral locus Anc_5.443) produces MDPAISTHQTSDIGVPSDLESTTNIDIQLSDNSTEQTSTSSMYNEELANQLSQDSNIIPEVDDGKHILYDSFSNHSFFKTADRLLDDLMIDLSYMLFNNSSEHINDNNNNNDNNHNNNNNTSNSNNDTNEIKTYINGILRLPSHQYSKDRYSKFTFAMGTIVDQINLQTRFEFKSVTCPEFNDVHVLLGVLMDNRSQAPLGTFLPVYHFKITVKTRSYLEKTKKHVGISHFHLIDFDDLHEFDKKDLEITNHDINKKSLLDSAIFISEDTNKLVMLEIFKPEFNELEEIESFSQESIAERYINACSRFPNLDQQKIPTQLECLNTVFKIFKGPLNHKNINEPLKAINADNPLLNSHWNPNWLLTKYGFIETLDNNPDTQEEFKEYLPPNLADYINDINTRALRESYIRKCLELIFISKRNISLMGPNDLQYNSKAIRSFNILQTVFTTSFWHQFLYEHKPQLDTYNKLDYEYHYINLLTSFYYTERDIIRNYNCLTALDPVNIGIYYDALAYIAQSKNSYQLISFVSKQDVIGQEALNQALTLFNIDNNDSSAISTLTESMIFTIYKTERKQANISSARLAEMKNALRLLAKYKHSDRLKFYADYEPYFSASQGYNTLEVDESVDDDIIQTAYTIKVNDAPGLKIDCDRALLTVATRRKSLALFKFLLQECPQFTEFYGVDRFDYFQALNTLQVNENATDETILEIFQQRWSNDKSLDYDSMLNLQSALSKIAYEKNSKLISNFIDTGIVDPTCLPVENWPAGLNNIGNTCYLNSLLQYYFSIKPLRDFILQYQMTMKHFQNEIVLNKQLEKRRRIGGREVNELEVERSVQFIYQVRDLFKEMIFSQMRCVSPRQELAYLAFMPSNIEVEFESASTEDDMGDKSNAQDAVVLQDEAKNDTDINLTEVNLIDLEPATKVSTSNDQPTMDAIEILTNSDNKSKELSKTNPFREVSPNEDITISTRVAKISSDQLENAFEMGRQQDVTECIGNVLFQLETGFDPISLDNEDNEQYDLVKELFYGKTKQSIIPLNHNSNERIKVERFLSLLVNITDHPKDIYDALNQYFADEFLTMEEYGDVKKTLSMTEYPKILQIQIQRVYYDRERFMPFKSIEPLPFEQVIYMDRYAESSDPELISKKEETAQLKLKLKEYRARQKELLSKNELGLSRKEAMMETIKFLKSPVILENGIDTTNKDVLVRELQQYVDGINNELSNLYNKINQLQNRIDHQFDDFKKLAYSLFAVFIHRGEASYGHYWVYIKDHSKNGIWRKYNDESVTEVPEQEVFNFTEGNTATPYFLVYVKQDSLSDIEPLKRIIQNTEN; encoded by the coding sequence ATGGATCCAGCAATTTCAACTCATCAAACGAGTGATATTGGGGTTCCTTCAGATCTAGAATCAACAACAAATATCGACATTCAATTATCAGATAACTCTACAGAGCAAACGTCAACATCATCTATGtataatgaagaattagctAATCAACTCAGCCAAGATTCAAATATCATTCCTGAAGTTGATGATGGTAAGCATATATTATATGATAGTTTTTCGAATCATAGTTTCTTTAAAACAGCTGATAGACTTTTAGATGATCTAATGATTGATTTATCATATATGCTTTTTAATAACTCTTCAGAACACATAAatgataacaataataataatgataacaatcacaataacaataacaatacttctaatagtaataatgacactaatgaaattaaaacatatataaatgGTATCTTGAGATTACCCTCTCATCAATACTCAAAAGATCGATATTCTAAATTTACTTTTGCAATGGGTACTATTGTAgatcaaattaatttacaaaCAAGATTCGAATTTAAATCGGTAACTTGTCCTGAATTTAATGATGTTCACGTTTTATTAGGGGTTTTGATGGATAATCGTTCACAAGCGCCTCTTGGAACATTTTTACCAGTTtatcattttaaaataactGTCAAGACTAGAtcatatttagaaaaaactaaaaaacaTGTTGGCATTTCACATTTccatttaattgattttgatgaTTTACATGAGTTTGATAAAAAGGATTTGGAGATTACTAATCATgacattaataaaaaatcattgTTAGATAGTgccatttttatttcagaagatacaaataaattagtaATGTTAGAAATCTTTAAACCAGAATTTAACGAActagaagaaattgaaagttTTTCTCAAGAGAGTATTGCTGAAAGATACATAAACGCATGTTCCagatttccaaatttaGATCAACAAAAAATTCCAACACAATTGGAATGTTTAAATACtgtatttaaaatttttaaaggaCCATTAAatcataaaaatattaatgaacCACTAAAGGCTATCAATGCAGATAATCCTCTATTGAATTCACATTGGAATCCAAATTGGCTTTTAACCAAATATGGCTTTATTGAAACATTGGATAATAATCCAGACACTCAAGAAGAATTCAAAGAATATTTACCCCCTAATTTGGCTGattatattaatgatattaatacaCGTGCCCTCAGAGAATCttatattagaaaatgtttagaattaatattcatttcTAAGAGAAATATAAGTTTAATGGGTCCAAATGATTTACAATATAACTCAAAAGCTATTCGGTCGTTTAATATTCTACAAACTGTCTTTACTACGTCATTCTGGCATCAGTTTTTATATGAACATAAGCCACAATTGGATACCTATAATAAATTGGATTATGAATAccattatataaatttattaaccAGTTTTTATTATACGGAAAGGGATATCATTAGaaattataattgtttAACTGCACTTGATCCAGTGAATATTGGAATATATTACGATGCCTTAGCTTATATAGCtcaatcaaaaaattcCTATCAATTGATTTCATTTGTATCTAAGCAAGATGTCATTGGTCAAGAAGCTTTGAATCAAGCACTAACCTTgtttaatattgataacAATGATTCTTCCGCAATATCTACACTAACTGAATCTATGATATTTACCATATACAAGACTGAGCGGAAACAGGCTAATATTAGTTCAGCAAGATTAGcagaaatgaaaaatgcTTTACGTCTCTTAGCCAAATATAAACATTCTGAtagattaaaattttatgcCGATTATGAACCTTATTTTTCAGCATCTCAAGGTTATAACACTTTAGAAGTTGATGAATCtgttgatgatgatattattcaaactGCTTATACAATCAAAGTTAATGATGCACCAGGATTGAAAATTGATTGTGATAGAGCTTTATTGACAGTAGCCACTCGAAGAAAAAGTCTAGCATTGTTTAAATTCTTATTACAAGAATGTCCACAATTTACTGAATTTTATGGAGTAGATCGGTTTGATTATTTCCAAGCATTAAATACTTTACAAGTGAATGAGAATGCTACAGATGAAacaattttagaaattttcCAGCAACGTTGGTCTAATGATAAATCATTAGATTATGACTCAATGTTAAATTTACAATCAGCTTTATCGAAAATTgcatatgaaaaaaattccaaattaatttcaaattttattgatacAGGCATAGTCGATCCAACTTGTTTACCCGTTGAAAATTGGCCAGCtggtttaaataatattggtaATACGtgttatttaaattctttattacaatattatttttcaattaaaccATTAcgtgattttattttacagTACCAAATGACAATGaaacattttcaaaatgaGATTGTCttaaataaacaattggaaaaaagaagaagaattggTGGTAGGGAAGTTAACGAATTAGAAGTTGAAAGATCtgttcaatttatttatcaagTTCGAGATTTATTTAAGgaaatgattttttcaCAAATGAGATGCGTTTCTCCAAGACAAGAATTGGCATATCTTGCTTTTATGCCTAGTAATATTGAAgttgaatttgaatctgCTTCGACAGAGGATGATATGGGAGACAAATCTAATGCTCAAGATGCAGTTGTTCTTCAAGACGAAGCTAAGAACGACACTGATATTAATCTTACTGAAGTAAATTTGATTGATTTGGAACCTGCTACGAAGGTATCTACATCCAATGATCAACCTACAATGGATGCAATCGAAATTCTCACTAACagtgataataaatctaaagAATTATCCAAAACAAACCCCTTTAGAGAAGTTTCGCCAAATGAAGATATAACAATTTCCACACGAGTGGCTAAGATTAGTAGTGatcaattagaaaatgcTTTTGAAATGGGGAGACAACAAGATGTCACGGAGTGTATTGGTAATGTTCTTTTCCAATTAGAAACAGGGTTTGACCCAATCTCTCTTGACaatgaagataatgaaCAATATGATTTagttaaagaattattttatgGTAAAACTAAACAAAGTATTATTCCTTTGAACCATAATTCCAATGAGCGTATTAAAGTGGAAAGATTTCTATCATTGTTAGTCAATATTACAGATCATCCCAAAGATATTTATGATGcattaaatcaatattttgcGGATGAATTTTTAACCATGGAAGAATACGGTGATGTTAAAAAGACACTTTCTATGACAGAATATCCCAAGATtttacaaattcaaatccaACGTGTTTATTATGATCGTGAAAGATTTATGCCTTTCAAATCTATCGAACCATTACCATTTGAACAAGTTATTTATATGGATCGATATGCTGAATCTAGTGATCCAGAATTAATTTCCAAGAAAGAAGAAACTGCgcaattgaaattaaaattgaaagaataCAGAGCAAGACAAAAGGAACTCTTGAGCAAGAATGAATTGGGTCTTTCTAGAAAAGAAGCCATGATGGAAACcattaaattcttgaaatCCCCCGTAATCTTAGAAAATGGTATTGATACCACAAATAAGGATGTTTTGGTAAGAGAATTACAACAATATGTGGAtggaattaataatgaattatcgaatctttataataaaattaatcaGCTACAAAACCGAATTGATCATCAATTTGATGATTTCAAAAAACTAgcatattcattatttgccGTGTTCATCCATCGTGGTGAAGCTAGTTATGGCCATTATTGGGTCTACATCAAGGACCATTCCAAAAACGGAATATGGAGGAAATACAACGACGAATCTGTCACTGAAGTCCCAGAACAAGAAGTATTCAATTTTACAGAGGGTAATACTGCCACACCTTATTTTCTGGTGTATGTGAAACAAGATTCTCTGTCAGACATTGAACCTTTAAAAAGAATCATTCAAAACACAGAAAACTAG
- the LSM6 gene encoding U4/U6-U5 snRNP complex subunit LSM6 (similar to Saccharomyces cerevisiae LSM6 (YDR378C); ancestral locus Anc_5.452), whose translation MSSTVSTDFLSSIIGRPVSVKLHSGMLYQGKLESIDGFMNVALSNATEHYENSNNGLLHKYPNEVFVRGTQVLYISEI comes from the coding sequence atgtCTAGCACAGTATCCACTGATTTTCTATCGTCTATAATTGGTCGTCCCGTTAGTGTCAAGTTACATAGTGGTATGCTCTATCAAGGTAAATTAGAATCGATTGATGGGTTTATGAACGTTGCATTGAGTAATGCTACTGAACATTATGAAAATAGTAACAATGGTTTATTACACAAGTACCCAAACGAAGTTTTCGTCAGAGGTACGCAAGTTTTGTACATTTCAGAAATATAA
- the ATP17 gene encoding F1F0 ATP synthase subunit f (similar to Saccharomyces cerevisiae ATP17 (YDR377W); ancestral locus Anc_5.451): MSMRFCRSLSTLIPPKIASAKNLSSTPGATRISNVIGFYKNLPQGPRPATTAKDISSFNLYKKYKYRYFDGDNASAMPILHITGAIFLLGYSMDYFFHLRHLKEGGHEE; the protein is encoded by the coding sequence ATGTCGATGCGTTTCTGCAGATCCCTCTCTACCTTAATCCCACCAAAGATTGCATCCGCCAAGAATCTATCATCCACCCCTGGAGCAACTAGAATTTCCAATGTCATTGGGTTTTACAAAAACTTACCTCAAGGCCCAAGACCAGCCACTACTGCCAAAGACATCAGCAGTTTCAACTTGTACAAGAAATATAAGTATAGATACTTTGATGGGGACAACGCCAGTGCTATGCCAATTTTGCACATAACTGGTGCTATTTTCTTATTGGGTTACTCGATGGATTACTTCTTCCATCTAAGACATCTAAAGGAAGGAGGACACGAGGAGTAA